Proteins found in one Lonchura striata isolate bLonStr1 chromosome 25, bLonStr1.mat, whole genome shotgun sequence genomic segment:
- the PLEKHM1 gene encoding pleckstrin homology domain-containing family M member 1, which yields MHSSHPEDPKEAIQLIKKQLVNAIKALQKQYVSSDAVVTSDDGNANTLCSALEAVFVHGLKAKHIKAESGGKGKKSGGRGPLPQPVFWGLLKSITHRNIVSELEQLMFINTDVGRCRAWLRLALNDGLMECYLKLLLRDRARLHEYYQAPAVLLDTEECEFLLCYLQGLSSLTFELSYKSAVLNEWTATPLSLSGLCPVSELLEPLTSSEPRRKASLGSISQSSGSDEIEIQAPVLPIGKASSKIKLTSSSLSLNTTSSSQLSSSLGSDSLPPAPCARSPERGEEPLSCDSDLGTATAEELDRSLQEVLSEFSKARPGPDAPEGRLLPSVLGCSPRPPPGPLASPAHPAPSHGAQQEPPPSREISAGPGAPAPPGHGDGDAGSASGAPAPRDSPGRANSSGSEGSQAVRSPTAQHLLSPLLGCPKSWISEDDFYRPSPRESSRSTANTNGFGPEGDSEGPAPGLISALDLERLSVPPSDTGKPKMSPEREQKGFSVVHRRQMGLSNPFRGLLKLGSLERRGAMGIWKEFSCELSPLELRLFLDHEERICVETYSLLRCESLALTHSDGRFELVFLGKKLFLRAPSQDEAEDWLDRIREALRKCRPQLEEEDWETLECSEDGGEAQPVQGDSSALQYSDVPGNSLDWTAAPEAELDAIKEAVLYMDVDKTWVPFIFSLSLETLKCFKIRNNDKILSNSYGIETIQDILPDTSLGGPSFFKVITSKAVLKLQAENAEEAASWRELVREVLMSYLETAEEALTLGGSLDGHSQVVLKNIVKENGFLLQYLVAIPMEKGLDSQSFICAGCSRQIGFSFARPKLCAFSGLYYCDSCHRDEETIIPSRLIHNWDLTKRGVCKQALKFLTQIRNQPLIDLRLVNESLYEHVERMGRILRSREQLKLLGDYLIMCRSGALKELSKRLDHRHYLLECPHKYSVADLRQIADGTFETFLQSLLQFASHHVYSCDLCTQRGFICQICNSSNIIFPFEFDTTTRCSECKTVFHRDCHARAPACPRCERRQRYQRRLEASAEPSL from the exons atgcatTCCAGCCACCCCGAGGACCCCAAGGAAGCCATCCAG CTGATCAAGAAGCAACTGGTGAATGCCATCAAGGCTCTGCAGAAGCAGTATGTGAGCTCGGACGCTGTGGTCACGAGCGATGATGGCAATGCCAACACgctctgcagtgccctggaAGCTGTGTTTGTGCACGGGCTGAAGGCAAAGCACATCAAGGCAGAGAGtggggggaaagggaagaaatcaGGGGGTCGGGGCCCCCTTCCCCAGCCAGTCTTTTGGGGCCTGCTGAAGAGCATCACGCATCG gAATATTGTCTCGGAGCTGGAACAGCTGATGTTTATCAACACGGACGTGGGGCGCTGCCGGGCCTGGCTGCGGCTGGCGCTCAACGACGGCCTCATGGAGTGTTacctgaagctgctgctgcgggACCGGGCCCGGCTGCACGAGTACTACCaagccccagctgtgctcctggaCACTGAGGAGTGCGAGTTTCTGCTCTGCTACTTGCAGGGTTTATCGTCCTTAACCTTCGAGCTCTCCTATAAGTCAGCAGTTCTGAACGAGTGGACCGCCACCCCGCTGTCCCTGTCAGGTCTGTGTCCCGTgtctgagctgctggagcccctcACATCCTCTGAACCCCGCAGGAAAGCATCGTTGGGCTCCATCTCCCAGTCCTCGGGGTCAGATGAGATTGAGATCCAAGCACCTGTCCTGCCCATTGGCAAAGCCAGCAGCAAGATCAAGCTCACGTCATCCTCGCTGAGCCTGAACACCACGAGCTCGTCCCAGCTCTCGTCCAGCCTGGGCTCCGACAGCCTTCCCCCAGCGCCGTGCGCCCGCAGCCCCGAGCGCGGCGAGGAGCCGCTGTCCTGCGACTCCGACCTGGGCACGGCCACCGCCGAGGAGCTGGACAGGTCCCTGCAGGA ggtGTTGTCCGAGTTCAGCAAGGCCAGGCCAGGCCCAGACGCCCCAGAGGGACGGCTGCTCCCCAGCGTGCTGGGCTGCTCCCCACGGCCGCCCCCAGGCCCCCTGGCATCACCTGCCCACCCGGCACCGTCCCACGGAGCACAGCAGGAGCCTCCCCCCAGCAGGGAGATCTCTGCTGGGCCGGgagcccccgcgccccccggccACGGGGATGGAGATGCTGGCAGTGCCTCCGGAGCTCCAGCCCCTCGGGACAGTCCGGGCAGAGCAAACAGCAGCGGCAGCGAGGGGAGCCAGGCTGTCCGCAGCCCCACGGCCCAGCACCTGCTCTCTCCCCTGCTGGGGTGTCCG aagAGCTGGATCTCAGAAGATGATTTCTACAGACCTTCCCCgagagagagcagcaggagcacggCTAACACCAACGGCTTCGGGCCAGAGGGGGACAGCGAGGGGCCAGCCCCGGGGCTCATCAGTGCTCTGGACTTGGAGAGGCTCTCAGTGCCACCCTCGGACACTGGGAAGCCCAAAATGTCCCCGGAGCGGGAGCAGAAGGGCTTCAGCGTGGTGCACCGCAGACAGATGG GTCTTTCCAACCCTTTCCGGGGGCTGCTGAAGCTGGGCAGCCTGGAGCGGCGAGGAGCCATGGGGATTTGGAAGGAGTTTTCCTGCGAGCTGTCCCCGCTGGAGCTGCGGCTCTTCCTGGACCACGAGGAGCGGATCTGCGTGGAGACCTACTCCCTGCTGCGCTGCGAGTCCCTGGCGCTCACCCACTCGGACGGCCGCTTCGAGCTggttttcctggggaaaaagcTCTTCCTCCGAGCCCCTTCCCAGGACGAGGCCGAGGACTGGCTGGACAGGATCCGCGAGGCCCTGCGCAAGTGCCGGCcgcagctggaggaggaggactggGAGACTCTGGAGTGTTCCGAGGATGGAGGCGAagcccagcctgtccagggcgaTTCCAGTGCTCTCCAGTACAGTGATGTGCCTGGGAACAGCTTGGACTGGACTGCAGCTCCAGAAGCAGAGCTGGATGCGATCAAAGAGGCTGTTCTGTACATGGACGTGGACAAAACCTGGGTGCcgtttattttttccctgtctcTAGAAACTCTGAAGTGctttaaaataagaaacaatGACAAAATTTTAAGCAACAGTTATGGCATAGAGACCATCCAGGACATCCTTCCAGACACCAGCCTGGGGGGACCCTCCTTCTTCAAGGTGATCACctccaaggctgtgctgaaACTGCAGGCTGAGAACGCGGAGGAGGCGGCCTCGTGGCGGGAGCTGGTCCGAGAGGTGCTCATGTCCTACCTGGAGACTGCTGAGGAGGCGCTGACCCTGGGGGGCAGCTTGGATGGGCACTCCCAGGTGGTCCTGAAGAACATTGTGAAGGAAAATGGCTTCTTGTTGCAGTACCTGGTGGCCATCCCCATGGAGAAGGGCCTGGACTCGCAGAGCTTCATCTGTGCAG GCTGCTCCCGGCAGATCGGCTTCTCCTTCGCCAGGCCCAAGCTCTGCGCCTTCTCCGGCCTCTACTACTGCGACAGCTGCCACCGGGACGAGGAGACCATCATCCCCTCCCGCCTCATCCACAACTGGGATCTGACCAAACGGGGG GTGTGCAAGCAGGCCCTGAAGTTCCTCACGCAGATCCGAAACCAGCCACTGATCGACCTGAGGCTGGTCAACGAGAGCCTCTACGAGCATGTGGAGAGGATGGGGCGGATCCTGCGCAGCCGGGAGCAGCTGAAGCTCCTGGGGGATTATCTCATCATGTGCCGCAGTGGTGCCCTGAAGGAGCTCAGCAAGCG GCTTGATCACAGACATTACCTCCTGGAGTGTCCCCACAAATACAGCGTGGCTGATCTGAGGCAG atCGCTGACGGCACCTTTGAGACCTTCCTGCAGTCTCTGCTGCAGTTCGCATCCCACCACGTCTACAGCTGCGACCTGTGCACCCAGCGCGGCTTCATCTGCCAGATCTGCAACAGCAGCAACATCATCTTCCCCTTCGAGTTCGACACTACCACCAG